A single genomic interval of Gemmatimonadota bacterium harbors:
- a CDS encoding cob(I)yrinic acid a,c-diamide adenosyltransferase, whose product MPRLTKIYTRKGDDGTTALGSRQRVPKESPRVSSYGTVDELNSVIGIALAHGLTPRLASTLPVIQNELFHLGSDLCFTEEDKVKYQIPLIEARHVEKLEAIIDELNPIVGRLENFILPGGCPGAAYLHLARTVCRRAERDVAALSRDEAIGEYVLAYLNRLSDLLFVMSRYENKERGVEEPLWDSRL is encoded by the coding sequence ATGCCCAGGCTTACAAAGATCTATACCCGCAAAGGCGACGACGGGACCACCGCCCTTGGAAGCCGGCAGCGCGTACCCAAGGAATCACCCAGGGTGTCGAGCTACGGCACCGTGGACGAGCTCAACTCCGTCATCGGTATCGCACTGGCGCACGGACTGACGCCCCGGCTGGCCAGCACGCTTCCGGTCATCCAGAACGAGCTGTTTCACCTGGGATCGGACCTGTGCTTCACCGAAGAGGACAAGGTGAAGTACCAGATCCCGCTGATCGAAGCGCGGCACGTCGAGAAACTCGAGGCGATCATCGACGAACTGAATCCCATCGTCGGACGGCTCGAGAACTTCATCCTTCCCGGTGGGTGCCCGGGCGCCGCGTACCTGCATCTGGCACGAACCGTCTGCCGGCGTGCGGAACGGGACGTGGCCGCCCTGTCCCGTGACGAGGCGATCGGGGAGTACGTACTGGCCTACCTGAACCGGCTTTCCGACCTGCTCTTCGTCATGTCGCGGTATGAAAACAAGGAACGGGGCGTCGAGGAACCGCTTTGGGACAGCAGGCTGTAG